The following coding sequences lie in one Prionailurus viverrinus isolate Anna chromosome X, UM_Priviv_1.0, whole genome shotgun sequence genomic window:
- the LOC125157086 gene encoding melanoma-associated antigen 9-like, with protein MAGASGSQSHQGSSSPDEEGSSTWGAPAGAQASLPDALCVKVAGLVLLLLLKYRTKQPTTRAEMLAAVSQDDQDRFPVIFRRACEYLQLVFGVDVKEVDPRERSYVLVSILGLSCDGTPSGRDGMPKTSLLVLVLWVILLEDDRAPEEAVWEALGVMGVYAGREHVFYGEPRELLTEVWVQEGYLEYRQVPGSEPARYEFLWGPRAHAETSGVQVLQHILAVNSRQPGSPCLSEDAVSHEEERA; from the coding sequence GGGTCGAGCACCTGGGGGGCCCCGGCAGGGGCCCAGGCCTCGCTCCCAGATGCGCTCTGCGTGAAGGTGGCCGGCCTGGTGCTGCTTCTGCTCCTCAAGTATCGCACCAAGCAGCCGACCACACGGGCGGAGATGCTGGCGGCGGTTAGCCAAGATGACCAGGACCGCTTCCCCGTGATCTTCCGCCGAGCCTGCGAGTATCTGCAGCTGGTCTTTGGAGTCGACGTGAAGGAAGTGGACCCCCGCGAGCGCTCCTACGTCCTGGTCAGCATCCTGGGCCTCAGCTGCGATGGGACGCCGAGTGGTAGGGACGGCATGCCCAAGACCAGCCTCCTGGTGCTGGTCCTATGGGTGATCCTCCTGGAGGACGACCGTGCCCCTGAGGAGGCGGTGTGGGAAGCGCTGGGGGTCATGGGGGTGTATGCCGGCAGGGAGCACGTATTCTATGGGGAGCCCAGGGAGCTGCTGACCGAAGTCTGGGTGCAGGAAGGGTACCTGGAGTACCGGCAGGTGCCCGGCAGCGAGCCCGCACGCTACGAGTTCCTGTGGGGTCCCAGGGCCCACGCAGAAACCAGCGGCGTGCAAGTGCTGCAGCACATCCTGGCGGTCAACAGCAGGCAGCCCGGGTCTCCGTGTTTGTCCGAAGACGCTGTGAGCCATGAGGAAGAGCGGGCCTGA